A window of the Harmonia axyridis chromosome 5, icHarAxyr1.1, whole genome shotgun sequence genome harbors these coding sequences:
- the LOC123680432 gene encoding general transcription factor II-I repeat domain-containing protein 2-like — protein MSAVKKSKTYHFNNDWEEEFFFCMVKDKCICLICRASVAMPKRGNLERPHKTVHKNYEKDFPSQSELRKRKVRDLLACLKKEQAMFTRPVKQSKAATIASFKISHILAKHKKPFEDGSVVKEAFIEAGETLFAEFKNKTEIISAIKELQLSRATVTRRVEVMSQDMADQLKHDIMKSTYFSLQFDESTDITDTAQLCIFIRMVFSDMSAKEEFLTMIPLKGKTRGEDIYDAFFNFVKYYKLPIYKLVCITTDGAPAMIGNKNGFVALCRANDDFPSFFSFHCIIHQQVLCSKVLNMEEIMGIAIKIVNSIRARSLQRRLFTLQLENSELAEHTDLVLHTDVRWLSRGKFLERFQELLPEITAFMEERGDDTKMLKNEKWLTDLAFLTDITMHLNTINFQLQAEDKYPNLRQIALQLTTMFGSTYLCESAFSEMKIIKSKYRNRLTDEHMSSCLRLALGNYVPSYEKYAEDMQCHASTSKVTL, from the exons ATGAGTGCGGTGAAAAAAAGTAAAACGTATCATTTTAATAACGATTGGgaggaagaattttttttttgtatggtgAAGGATAAGTGCATCTGTCTCATTTGCCGTGCGTCAGTAGCAATGCCTAAGCGTGGGAACTTAGAGAGGCCTCATAAAACAGttcataaaaactatgaaaaggATTTTCCGTCGCAGAGCGAATTAAGAAAACGAAAAGTACGTGATTTGTTAgcttgtttgaaaaaagaacaaGCCATGTTCACAAGACCAGTGAAACAATCAAAAGCTGCAACGATCGCGTCATTTAAAATATCTCATATATTGGCGAAACACAAGAAACCATTTGAAGATGGATCGGTTGTGAAGGAAGCATTTATTGAAGCGGGAGAAACTTTATTTgcagaatttaaaaataaaactgaaattatatctGCTATTAAAGAACTTCAGTTATCTCGTGCAACTGTCACGAGGCGTGTTGAAGTCATGAGTCAGGACATGGCAGATCAACTAAAACATGATATCATGAAATCTACATACTTTTCTTTACAGTTCGATGAATCCACCGATATTACAGACACTGCCCAGCTATGTATTTTTATTCGAATGGTTTTCAGTGACATGTCAGCCAAGGAAGAGTTTTTGACAATGATTCCTCTGAAAGGAAAGACCCGTGGCGAGGATATATATGAcgcttttttcaattttgtaaaatattataAGCTACCAATATATAAATTAGTATGCATTACAACTGATGGAGCACCAGCAATGATTGGAAACAAAAACGGTTTTGTGGCATTGTGTCGAGCTAATGACGATTTCCCTTCATTTTTCTCCTTCCATTGCATTATACATCAACAAGTTTTGTGTTCAAAAGTTCTAAATATGGAGGAGATTATGGGCATTGCAATAAAAATTGTGAATTCCATCCGTGCACGTAGTTTGCAGCGGCGGCTTTTTACATTGCAGTTAGAAAATAGTGAGTTGGCTGAACACACTGATTTAGTTCTTCACACAGACGTCAGGTGGTTGAGTCGCGGAAAATTTCTAGAAAGGTTTCAAGAATTATTGCCCGAAATAACCGCTTTTATGGAAGAAAGAGGTGACGATACTAAGATGCTGAAAAACGAAAAATGGTTGACTGATTTGGCATTTTTGACAGACATCACAATGCATTTAAACACCATCAATTTTCAGCTTCAAG CAGAAGATAAATATCCGAATCTGAGGCAAATTGCCCTTCAACTGACGACAATGTTCGGATCAACTTACTTGTGCGAGTCTGCATTTTCTGAAATGAAGATAATTAAGTCAAAGTATCGCAATCGACTAACTGACGAACATATGTCATCATGCTTGAGATTAGCACTCGGTAATTATGTACCATCTTATGAAAAGTATGCTGAGGACATGCAGTGCCACGCTTCAACATCCAAAGTTACTCTTTAG